The proteins below are encoded in one region of Polynucleobacter sp. AP-Elch-400A-B2:
- the tpiA gene encoding triose-phosphate isomerase — MRPITVIGNWKMNGSFASNADWIKTVCRGMEQGMPAGRKYVVCAPTPYLSQCGDLIRDCSLAFLSLGAQDASAYPAGAYTGDVAAAMLKELNCAYVIVGHSERRQYHQETDGQIAEKALQVLDNGMIPVICVGESADERNSGREVEVVRGQISKQVAILQDRLADCLIAYEPVWAIGTGKVASAQIAQDMHRAIRLQLAEFDEDVASHVGILYGGSVKPDNAVELFAMPDIDGGLIGGASLNPQEFLAICQA; from the coding sequence ATGCGTCCCATCACCGTTATCGGCAACTGGAAAATGAATGGCAGCTTTGCAAGTAATGCAGACTGGATCAAGACTGTTTGCCGTGGCATGGAGCAGGGAATGCCTGCGGGTCGTAAGTATGTAGTGTGTGCTCCAACACCTTATTTGTCACAGTGTGGTGATTTAATTCGTGACTGCTCTTTAGCTTTTTTAAGTTTAGGTGCTCAAGATGCGTCAGCTTATCCGGCGGGAGCTTATACCGGTGATGTTGCAGCAGCTATGCTGAAAGAGTTGAATTGTGCCTACGTCATCGTGGGGCATTCGGAGCGCCGCCAGTACCATCAGGAGACTGATGGGCAGATAGCAGAAAAAGCACTGCAGGTATTAGACAACGGCATGATTCCTGTGATCTGTGTTGGTGAGTCTGCGGATGAGCGCAACTCTGGACGTGAAGTTGAGGTTGTAAGAGGTCAAATTTCAAAGCAAGTTGCGATTTTGCAAGACCGCTTAGCCGATTGTTTGATTGCTTATGAGCCTGTTTGGGCTATTGGGACTGGTAAGGTAGCCAGCGCTCAAATAGCTCAGGATATGCACAGAGCAATTCGATTGCAGTTGGCAGAGTTTGATGAAGATGTAGCTTCCCATGTGGGAATTTTGTATGGCGGCAGTGTCAAACCTGATAATGCCGTTGAACTATTTGCAATGCCAGATATTGATGGTGGATTGATTGGGGGTGCTTCATTGAATCCTCAGGAATTCTTAGCCATTTGTCAGGCCTAG
- the secG gene encoding preprotein translocase subunit SecG, whose product MEWFKTLLIVLQVISALAVILLVLLQQGKGADMGAAFGSGSSGSLFGASGSANFLSHTTAIFAAIFFICTLGITWIGNKKEASPGILSGTMAPVAVPAAAPVAPVQDPTKPAVPK is encoded by the coding sequence ATGGAATGGTTTAAGACTTTATTGATCGTTTTACAAGTTATTTCAGCTTTGGCTGTGATCTTGCTCGTATTGCTTCAGCAGGGCAAAGGCGCGGATATGGGTGCTGCTTTTGGTTCTGGATCCTCTGGGAGTCTTTTTGGCGCCAGCGGCTCGGCCAACTTCCTTTCGCACACAACTGCTATCTTTGCGGCAATCTTCTTTATTTGCACTTTAGGTATTACTTGGATCGGAAATAAAAAGGAAGCTAGCCCTGGAATTTTGTCTGGCACCATGGCTCCAGTTGCAGTTCCTGCGGCTGCACCTGTAGCCCCAGTTCAAGATCCGACCAAGCCAGCAGTTCCAAAGTAA
- a CDS encoding NADH-quinone oxidoreductase subunit A encodes MNLANYFPVLLFILVGIGVGLVPMFLGKILAPSKPDAEKLSPYECGFEAFEDARMKFDVRYYLIAILFILFDLETAFLFPWGVALRDIGWFGYASMVIFLLEFIVGFVYIWKKGALDWE; translated from the coding sequence TTGAATCTCGCTAATTACTTTCCCGTGCTGCTTTTTATCCTTGTAGGTATTGGGGTTGGATTAGTGCCCATGTTCCTCGGAAAAATTTTGGCTCCTTCGAAGCCAGATGCTGAAAAACTGTCTCCTTACGAGTGCGGTTTTGAAGCCTTCGAAGATGCGCGTATGAAATTCGACGTGCGCTACTACCTCATCGCAATCCTATTTATCTTATTTGACTTAGAAACAGCATTCCTGTTTCCATGGGGTGTGGCTCTGCGTGATATTGGTTGGTTTGGTTATGCCTCTATGGTGATTTTCCTATTGGAATTTATCGTGGGCTTTGTATATATCTGGAAAAAGGGCGCTCTCGACTGGGAGTGA
- a CDS encoding NADH-quinone oxidoreductase subunit B family protein: MALEGVLKEGFVTTTADQLINWTRNGSLWPMTFGLACCAVEMMHAGASRYDLDRFGVVFRPSPRQSDLMIVAGTLCNKMAPALRKVYDQMPEPRWVISMGSCANGGGYYHNSYSVVRGCDRIVPVDIYVPGCPPTAEALIYGIIQLQSKIARTSTIARKA, translated from the coding sequence ATGGCATTAGAAGGCGTTCTCAAAGAAGGATTTGTTACCACTACTGCGGACCAGTTAATTAATTGGACTCGTAATGGTTCTTTATGGCCAATGACATTCGGCCTTGCTTGCTGCGCTGTGGAAATGATGCACGCAGGCGCTTCCCGTTATGACTTGGATCGCTTTGGTGTGGTGTTTCGCCCATCGCCTCGTCAATCCGATTTAATGATTGTGGCCGGTACTTTATGTAACAAGATGGCTCCGGCCCTTCGCAAGGTCTACGATCAAATGCCTGAGCCACGCTGGGTGATCTCCATGGGCTCTTGTGCCAATGGTGGTGGTTATTACCATAACTCGTATTCAGTAGTGCGCGGTTGCGACCGCATTGTGCCAGTCGATATTTATGTCCCTGGTTGCCCTCCAACTGCAGAGGCCTTGATCTACGGAATTATTCAGTTGCAATCCAAGATCGCTCGCACTAGCACGATTGCGCGGAAGGCTTAA
- a CDS encoding NADH-quinone oxidoreductase subunit C has protein sequence MSDRLVQLAANLEKVLGKRAQSIQVALGEVTVVVHADTYFESAMLLRDEPSLAFEQLMDSCGVDYQDYRDGQWGGQRFAVVTHLLSVAHNWRLRVRVFAPEDAYPVVASLTPVWASANWFEREAFDLYGILFDGHEDLRRILTDYGFIGHPFRKDFPISGNVEMRYDPELKRVVYQPVTIEAREITPRIVREEQYGGPV, from the coding sequence ATGTCAGACCGTTTAGTTCAACTCGCCGCCAATCTAGAAAAAGTTTTAGGTAAGCGTGCTCAATCTATTCAAGTCGCTTTAGGTGAAGTGACTGTTGTTGTACATGCAGATACTTATTTTGAATCTGCCATGCTCTTGCGTGATGAGCCTTCATTGGCTTTTGAACAGTTAATGGATTCATGTGGAGTGGATTACCAGGACTACCGAGATGGACAGTGGGGTGGTCAGCGTTTTGCAGTAGTGACCCATCTTTTGTCTGTTGCCCATAACTGGCGTCTGCGTGTACGTGTATTCGCTCCAGAAGATGCCTATCCAGTAGTCGCCTCTCTCACACCAGTATGGGCTTCGGCTAATTGGTTTGAGCGTGAGGCATTTGACCTTTACGGTATTTTGTTTGATGGCCACGAAGACCTACGTCGTATCTTGACTGACTACGGTTTCATCGGCCATCCATTTAGAAAAGATTTCCCAATCTCTGGCAACGTAGAAATGCGTTATGACCCAGAGTTAAAGCGGGTGGTGTATCAGCCTGTCACGATCGAAGCGCGTGAAATTACCCCGCGTATCGTGCGCGAAGAGCAGTACGGAGGCCCGGTTTAA
- a CDS encoding NADH-quinone oxidoreductase subunit D yields MAQIKNYTLNFGPQHPAAHGVLRLVLELDGEVIQRADPHIGLLHRATEKLAETRTWIQNVPYMDRLDYVSMMANEHAYVMAIEKLLQVDVPLRAQYIRVMYDELTRLLNHLLWIGCHGLDVGAMAVFLYAFRDREDIFDMYEAVSGARMHAAYYRPGGVYRDLPTQMAQYSQSKIRSTSAIKRLNENRSGSLLDFIEQFSNGFDANVDEYCNLLTDNRIWKQRLVGIGVVTPERALQLGFTGPMLRGSGIEWDLRKKQPYETYDKLDFDIPVGVNGDSYDRYLVRMEEMRQSNRIIKQCVAWLKANDGPVMSDNHKVSPPKRVDMKTNMEELIHHFKLFTEGMHVPDGEAYSAVEHPKGEFGIYLISDGANKPYRMKIRAPGFVHLSAMDEMSRGHMLADAVTIIGTQDIVFGEIDR; encoded by the coding sequence ATGGCACAAATTAAGAACTACACCCTCAACTTTGGTCCTCAGCATCCTGCAGCACACGGCGTACTTCGTCTCGTGTTAGAGCTAGATGGTGAAGTGATCCAGCGCGCTGATCCGCATATTGGTTTATTGCATCGTGCCACAGAAAAATTAGCAGAGACACGTACTTGGATTCAGAACGTTCCTTATATGGATCGTCTGGACTATGTATCCATGATGGCAAATGAGCATGCTTACGTGATGGCGATTGAGAAGTTGCTACAAGTAGATGTGCCTTTGCGTGCGCAGTACATCCGGGTGATGTATGACGAGTTAACGCGTTTGCTAAATCACCTCTTGTGGATTGGTTGCCATGGTTTGGACGTTGGCGCTATGGCAGTGTTCTTGTACGCCTTCCGTGATCGTGAAGATATTTTTGATATGTACGAAGCCGTCTCAGGCGCTCGTATGCATGCTGCCTACTACCGTCCAGGTGGCGTTTATCGCGACCTACCAACACAGATGGCGCAGTACTCCCAATCTAAAATTCGTAGCACATCTGCCATTAAGCGTTTGAATGAGAACCGCAGCGGTTCATTGCTTGATTTCATTGAGCAATTCTCCAATGGTTTTGATGCCAACGTCGATGAGTACTGCAATCTCTTAACGGATAACCGTATTTGGAAGCAACGCTTGGTTGGTATTGGCGTTGTGACGCCTGAGCGCGCTTTGCAACTTGGCTTTACTGGTCCTATGTTGCGTGGTTCCGGTATTGAGTGGGATTTACGTAAGAAGCAGCCTTATGAAACTTACGACAAACTCGATTTTGATATTCCGGTTGGTGTGAATGGCGACTCTTATGATCGCTATTTAGTGCGCATGGAAGAGATGCGTCAATCTAATCGCATCATTAAACAGTGTGTAGCTTGGCTCAAGGCAAATGATGGCCCTGTCATGAGTGACAACCATAAGGTATCTCCGCCAAAGCGTGTTGATATGAAAACCAATATGGAAGAGTTGATTCACCATTTCAAACTCTTTACTGAGGGTATGCATGTTCCTGATGGCGAGGCTTACTCTGCTGTTGAGCACCCAAAAGGTGAGTTTGGAATTTACTTAATTTCCGATGGTGCTAATAAGCCATACCGCATGAAGATTCGTGCACCAGGCTTTGTGCATCTTTCTGCAATGGATGAGATGTCCCGTGGTCATATGTTGGCTGATGCTGTAACCATTATTGGAACCCAAGATATCGTATTCGGGGAGATTGACCGCTAA
- the nuoE gene encoding NADH-quinone oxidoreductase subunit NuoE yields the protein MTTTLQLSDKTLADIARNIAKYPPEQKQSAVMAALIATQTEIGWVSPEVIETVAQILEMPTIAVDEVATFYNMYDTKKIGKYKLVICTNLPCQLMHGETAASYLKETLGIGYNETTPCGTFTLKEGECMGACGDSPVLLVNNKRMCSHMSNEKIDALLSELRAEGKA from the coding sequence ATGACAACAACTCTTCAACTATCTGACAAAACGCTCGCAGACATTGCGCGCAATATTGCTAAATACCCTCCAGAGCAAAAGCAATCTGCGGTGATGGCCGCTTTGATTGCTACCCAAACCGAAATAGGTTGGGTTTCACCAGAGGTGATTGAAACAGTTGCCCAAATTTTAGAAATGCCAACCATTGCAGTAGATGAGGTAGCTACTTTCTACAATATGTATGACACCAAGAAAATTGGTAAGTACAAGTTGGTGATCTGTACAAACTTACCTTGCCAGCTAATGCATGGCGAGACCGCAGCAAGCTATTTAAAAGAAACGCTTGGCATTGGCTACAACGAGACTACGCCCTGCGGCACATTTACCCTAAAAGAGGGTGAGTGCATGGGCGCTTGCGGTGATTCTCCAGTTCTGTTGGTGAACAACAAACGCATGTGTAGTCATATGAGTAATGAAAAGATTGATGCCTTATTAAGTGAACTCCGTGCAGAAGGGAAAGCATGA
- the nuoF gene encoding NADH-quinone oxidoreductase subunit NuoF yields the protein MTSLHDRHIKPLILAGLNGENWRLKDYESRGGYQQLRRIINDKVAPDAIIAELKASSLRGRGGAGFPTGLKWSFMPRQFPGQKYLVCNSDEGEPGTFKDRDIMRYNPHALIEGMIIGAYTMGISVGYNYIHGEIWEVYARFEEALEEARAAGYLGDKIMGSEFNFQLHASPGWGAYICGEETALLESLEGKKGQPRFKPPFPASFGLYGKPTTINNTETFAAVPFIMAIGGPAYLELGKPNNGGTKIFSISGDVTYPGNYEIPLGTPFAELLKLAGGMRDGIPLKAVIPGGSSAPVIPGAEMMTLTMDYDSIAKAGSMLGSGAVIVMNETRCMVRALERLSYFYHEESCGQCTPCREGTGWLWRIVSRIERGEGRPEDLDLLNDVAANIQGRTICALGDAAAMPVRGMLKHYMDEFVYHVEHKRCLDSVKPL from the coding sequence ATGACCAGCTTGCACGATAGACACATTAAGCCTTTGATTCTTGCTGGATTGAACGGTGAAAACTGGCGTTTAAAAGATTATGAGAGCCGAGGCGGCTATCAACAACTGCGTCGTATCATCAATGACAAAGTTGCACCAGATGCCATCATTGCTGAATTAAAAGCATCATCATTACGTGGTCGTGGAGGCGCAGGCTTCCCAACCGGATTGAAGTGGAGCTTTATGCCCCGTCAGTTCCCTGGCCAAAAATATTTAGTTTGTAATAGTGATGAAGGTGAACCGGGTACATTTAAAGACCGTGACATCATGCGTTACAACCCACATGCTTTGATTGAGGGCATGATTATTGGTGCCTACACCATGGGTATCTCTGTGGGTTACAACTATATCCACGGTGAAATTTGGGAAGTTTATGCTCGCTTCGAAGAGGCTCTTGAAGAAGCCCGTGCTGCCGGATATCTCGGTGACAAAATCATGGGAAGTGAATTCAACTTCCAGTTACATGCTTCTCCGGGTTGGGGTGCTTATATCTGCGGTGAAGAAACTGCACTTTTAGAGTCGCTTGAGGGCAAGAAGGGTCAACCACGCTTTAAGCCACCATTTCCTGCCAGCTTTGGTTTGTATGGCAAGCCGACCACAATTAATAACACTGAAACGTTTGCCGCTGTGCCATTCATTATGGCAATCGGTGGCCCAGCGTATTTAGAGTTGGGTAAGCCTAACAACGGTGGCACAAAGATTTTTTCTATCTCAGGCGATGTGACTTATCCAGGTAACTACGAAATTCCATTGGGCACGCCATTTGCTGAGCTGTTGAAGCTTGCTGGTGGCATGCGTGATGGCATTCCATTGAAGGCTGTCATTCCCGGTGGTTCATCAGCCCCAGTCATTCCGGGCGCAGAGATGATGACGCTTACCATGGATTACGACAGCATTGCAAAAGCAGGTTCCATGTTGGGATCTGGCGCAGTGATCGTGATGAATGAAACACGCTGTATGGTTCGCGCCTTAGAGCGCCTGTCTTACTTCTATCACGAAGAGTCTTGCGGTCAGTGCACCCCATGTCGTGAAGGTACTGGTTGGTTATGGCGCATCGTGAGTCGTATTGAGCGTGGCGAGGGTCGCCCTGAAGACTTAGATTTATTAAATGATGTAGCAGCCAATATTCAAGGTCGTACAATTTGCGCCTTGGGTGATGCAGCCGCTATGCCGGTTCGTGGCATGCTGAAGCATTACATGGATGAATTTGTGTATCACGTAGAACATAAGCGCTGCTTAGATTCTGTTAAACCTTTATAA
- the nuoG gene encoding NADH-quinone oxidoreductase subunit NuoG: MVEIELDGKLVEVPQGSMVMHAANKLDTYIPHFCYHKKLSIAANCRMCLVEVEKAPKPLPACATPVTQGMKVFTHSAKAVEAQRSVMEFLLINHPLDCPICDQGGECQLQDLAVGYGKSNSRYEEEKRVVFHKNVGPLISMQEMTRCIHCTRCVRFGQEVAGVMELGMVNRGEHSEITTFAGQTIDSELSGNMIDICPVGALTSKPFRYAARTWELGRKRSVSPHDSLGANTTIQTKANKVMRVVALENDAVNECWISDRDRFAYEGLNSADRITTPMVKQGGQWLETDWQSAMDYVAHSLKTISAESGPEAVAALAHPISSTEELYLLQKMIRGLGSNQVETRLRQTDIKGAASAPWLGMPISKLSELDRVLVIGSFLRKEQPLIAARLRTAAKRSLQVSRIDAGGDDWLIPATSIAATPSAWVGTLSEVALVVAKAKSVSAPTGTPNLTVSATAQKIADSLLSGTSTSVLLGSAAIAHPHASDLHVLAQFIAEQTGATLGFLPVGGNAVGASLVNANGAGVESILSGDRRAVILMNIEPDADLPNPAQARAALAKANTVIALSAYKSADLLEVTDVILPISTFTETVSTFVNAEARTQTIQPAVKPLGDSRPAWKVLRVLGGLLNLDDFLYNMPEEVLGEALGENYCTKLSNQSTAAGLSNSNTGSLTGLERVSDVGIYAGDQIVRRSSALQLTRDAKRGNHVGLGQDLFTELGLKEGNAVRVTQGAQSVDLPVTLEANLAQGAVRISAGTMASAQLGSMFGPVTVSKA; encoded by the coding sequence ATGGTTGAAATCGAATTAGATGGTAAGTTGGTAGAGGTTCCGCAAGGTTCGATGGTGATGCACGCCGCGAATAAGCTTGATACTTATATCCCGCATTTTTGCTATCACAAGAAATTATCTATTGCTGCTAACTGCCGTATGTGCCTGGTAGAAGTTGAGAAAGCACCGAAACCTTTACCAGCGTGCGCAACACCAGTCACGCAAGGCATGAAGGTATTTACGCATTCCGCTAAAGCAGTTGAAGCGCAGCGCTCAGTAATGGAGTTTTTGCTCATAAACCATCCTTTGGATTGCCCAATTTGCGATCAAGGTGGTGAGTGCCAGTTACAAGATTTAGCAGTTGGTTACGGTAAATCGAATTCACGCTACGAAGAAGAGAAGCGTGTTGTATTTCATAAGAATGTAGGGCCTCTCATATCCATGCAGGAGATGACCCGTTGTATTCACTGCACCCGCTGCGTTCGCTTTGGCCAAGAGGTTGCTGGCGTGATGGAATTGGGTATGGTCAACCGCGGTGAGCATTCTGAGATTACTACTTTTGCGGGTCAAACTATTGATTCAGAGTTATCTGGAAACATGATTGATATTTGTCCTGTAGGCGCCTTAACAAGCAAGCCATTTCGCTATGCTGCGCGTACTTGGGAATTGGGTCGCAAGCGTTCAGTAAGTCCGCACGACAGCCTTGGTGCAAATACCACTATTCAAACAAAAGCCAATAAAGTCATGCGTGTCGTTGCTTTAGAGAATGATGCAGTCAACGAATGCTGGATTAGCGACCGTGATCGCTTTGCTTACGAAGGTTTAAACAGTGCAGACCGTATAACTACACCTATGGTCAAGCAGGGTGGTCAGTGGTTAGAGACTGATTGGCAGTCTGCAATGGATTATGTTGCCCACTCACTCAAAACCATTTCTGCTGAGAGTGGTCCTGAAGCAGTTGCTGCTTTAGCGCATCCAATCTCTAGTACTGAAGAGTTGTATCTCCTCCAAAAAATGATTCGCGGTCTAGGCTCCAATCAAGTCGAGACTCGCTTGCGTCAAACTGATATCAAGGGCGCTGCTTCTGCTCCATGGTTGGGTATGCCGATTAGCAAATTAAGCGAGTTAGATCGTGTTTTAGTGATCGGTAGCTTCTTGCGTAAGGAGCAACCTTTGATTGCTGCACGTTTACGTACCGCCGCTAAACGTAGTTTGCAAGTTTCCCGTATTGATGCCGGTGGTGATGATTGGTTAATTCCTGCGACTAGTATTGCTGCTACTCCAAGCGCATGGGTAGGTACTTTGAGTGAAGTTGCATTGGTAGTGGCTAAAGCTAAATCTGTTTCCGCTCCAACAGGTACTCCTAATTTAACGGTATCTGCTACTGCGCAAAAGATTGCAGATAGCTTGCTTTCTGGTACATCCACTTCAGTATTGCTAGGCTCTGCCGCAATCGCACATCCACATGCATCTGATTTACATGTGTTGGCGCAATTCATTGCTGAGCAAACTGGTGCAACTTTAGGTTTCTTGCCAGTTGGCGGTAACGCTGTTGGTGCTAGCTTGGTAAACGCGAACGGTGCAGGGGTTGAATCCATCCTGTCTGGTGATCGTCGTGCTGTGATCTTGATGAATATTGAGCCAGATGCTGATTTACCAAATCCTGCGCAAGCGCGTGCTGCATTAGCTAAAGCCAATACGGTGATTGCTCTCAGTGCCTATAAGAGTGCCGATCTTTTAGAGGTGACTGATGTCATTCTGCCGATCTCCACATTTACAGAAACAGTATCTACTTTTGTTAATGCAGAGGCTCGCACGCAAACCATTCAGCCTGCTGTAAAACCTTTGGGCGATTCTCGTCCAGCATGGAAGGTTCTCCGTGTTCTTGGCGGCTTATTGAATTTAGATGACTTCCTCTACAACATGCCAGAAGAAGTATTGGGTGAGGCACTTGGTGAAAATTACTGTACTAAGTTGTCAAATCAATCTACGGCTGCTGGTTTAAGCAATAGCAATACGGGCTCCTTAACAGGTTTAGAGCGTGTATCTGATGTGGGTATTTATGCCGGCGATCAAATCGTACGTCGTTCATCCGCACTACAGTTAACGCGCGATGCTAAGCGTGGCAATCATGTTGGCTTGGGTCAAGACCTCTTTACTGAGTTGGGCTTGAAAGAGGGTAATGCTGTGCGAGTGACCCAAGGTGCTCAATCAGTAGACCTGCCAGTGACATTGGAAGCAAACTTAGCCCAGGGCGCTGTCAGAATTTCTGCGGGCACTATGGCTAGCGCTCAATTAGGATCGATGTTTGGTCCTGTAACTGTTAGCAAGGCATAA
- the nuoH gene encoding NADH-quinone oxidoreductase subunit NuoH, producing the protein MDNFLNLVTTQGEAIFGSLWPLVWALVRIVIIVLPMFAAVAYMTLWERKLIGWMHIRLGPNRVGPLGLLQPIADALKLLMKEIISPTQASKVLYFIAPVMVIMPAFAAWAVIPFQAKMVLADVNAGLLYVMAISSIGVYGVILAGWSSNSKYPFLGAMRASAQMISYEIAMGFALVTVLLTSGSLNLSAIVASQEQGYFANIGLNFLSWNWLPLLPMFVIYFISGVAETNRHPFDVVEGESEIVAGHMVEYSGMAFAMFFLAEYANMILIAALASTLFLGGWLPIVDLPILRDIPGFFWLFAKTFFLLSCVIWLRATLPRYRYDQIMRLGWKIFIPISVFWVVVVGAWVVSPLNIWK; encoded by the coding sequence ATGGATAATTTCTTGAACCTCGTTACTACCCAAGGCGAAGCTATCTTTGGTTCGCTATGGCCGCTCGTTTGGGCTTTGGTGCGTATTGTGATCATCGTATTGCCGATGTTTGCTGCGGTTGCTTATATGACTCTATGGGAGCGTAAGCTGATTGGTTGGATGCATATCCGCCTTGGACCAAACCGTGTTGGTCCTTTGGGATTATTGCAACCGATTGCCGATGCCTTGAAACTCTTGATGAAGGAGATCATTTCTCCTACGCAAGCAAGTAAGGTTTTGTATTTCATTGCGCCAGTCATGGTGATCATGCCAGCATTTGCCGCCTGGGCTGTGATTCCCTTTCAAGCCAAAATGGTCTTGGCAGATGTCAATGCTGGATTGCTGTATGTGATGGCAATATCATCTATCGGTGTTTATGGCGTGATCCTGGCCGGTTGGTCATCTAACTCTAAGTACCCATTCCTTGGCGCCATGCGGGCTTCAGCTCAAATGATTTCTTATGAAATCGCCATGGGTTTTGCACTGGTTACTGTCTTGTTGACCTCTGGCTCTTTGAACTTAAGCGCAATTGTGGCTTCACAAGAGCAGGGCTATTTCGCTAACATTGGCTTGAACTTCCTCTCTTGGAACTGGTTGCCATTGTTACCAATGTTCGTGATTTACTTCATTTCTGGCGTTGCTGAAACTAACCGCCATCCATTTGACGTAGTTGAAGGTGAGTCTGAGATTGTTGCGGGCCATATGGTTGAGTACTCCGGTATGGCATTTGCGATGTTCTTCTTGGCTGAATACGCTAATATGATTTTGATCGCTGCTCTAGCATCCACTCTGTTCTTGGGCGGCTGGTTGCCGATTGTAGATTTACCAATCTTGCGAGATATTCCTGGTTTCTTCTGGTTGTTTGCTAAAACCTTCTTCCTCTTATCTTGCGTCATCTGGTTGCGCGCTACATTGCCGCGCTATCGCTACGACCAAATTATGCGTTTGGGTTGGAAGATCTTTATCCCCATCTCCGTATTCTGGGTCGTTGTCGTTGGCGCATGGGTTGTATCTCCATTGAATATTTGGAAATAA
- the nuoI gene encoding NADH-quinone oxidoreductase subunit NuoI yields the protein MFKKISQFLDSLMLKDILVGMSITGRYLFKPKITIQYPEEKTPQSVRFRGLHALRRYENGEERCIGCKLCEAVCPAYAITIETAERDDGTRRTSRYDIDLTKCIFCGFCEEACPVDAIVETNIFEYFGEKRGDLYFTKDMLLAVGDKYEKDIAANRAADAPYR from the coding sequence ATGTTTAAGAAAATTTCCCAATTCCTCGATAGCTTAATGCTCAAAGATATTTTGGTCGGTATGTCGATTACCGGTCGCTATCTTTTCAAACCCAAAATTACAATTCAATACCCTGAAGAGAAGACGCCTCAGTCTGTCCGCTTCCGTGGTTTACATGCATTACGCCGTTATGAGAATGGTGAAGAGCGTTGTATTGGTTGCAAGCTGTGTGAAGCAGTTTGTCCTGCTTACGCAATCACGATTGAAACTGCTGAGCGCGATGACGGTACACGTCGTACCAGCCGCTATGACATTGATTTGACGAAGTGTATTTTCTGCGGTTTCTGTGAAGAAGCCTGTCCAGTAGATGCTATTGTTGAAACGAATATCTTTGAGTATTTTGGCGAGAAACGTGGTGACTTGTATTTCACTAAAGACATGCTCTTGGCAGTAGGCGATAAGTATGAAAAAGATATTGCCGCTAACCGCGCAGCTGATGCGCCTTATCGTTAA
- a CDS encoding NADH-quinone oxidoreductase subunit J has product MTFDTSTLFAAFFYAFAGLLVISALRVITARNPVHAALFLVLAFFCASGLWMLLKAEFLSLALILVYVGAVMVLFLFVVMMLDLDIEHLRRDFKKFLPVAFLMGAVIVLELSIVLIRSFIGTSTPVQPMLEEMATSNTQALGMLIFVDYVYAFEVAGVILLVAIIAAVALTLRNRKDSKAQNIHEQVNVNSADRMRIVKMDSDMAAKQDARGEKK; this is encoded by the coding sequence ATGACATTCGATACCTCTACATTATTTGCAGCATTCTTCTACGCATTTGCTGGCCTTTTGGTGATCTCAGCATTGCGAGTGATTACTGCGCGCAATCCAGTGCATGCCGCACTCTTTTTGGTGCTCGCTTTCTTCTGCGCTTCTGGCTTGTGGATGTTACTGAAGGCAGAGTTCCTTAGTTTGGCTTTAATTCTGGTTTACGTTGGCGCTGTGATGGTGCTCTTTCTCTTCGTGGTCATGATGCTGGACCTTGATATTGAGCATTTGCGTCGCGATTTCAAGAAATTCCTTCCTGTGGCTTTCTTAATGGGTGCAGTCATCGTATTAGAGCTATCGATCGTCTTGATTCGCAGTTTTATCGGTACTAGTACTCCAGTACAGCCCATGCTTGAAGAGATGGCTACTAGCAATACACAAGCTTTAGGTATGTTGATCTTCGTTGACTATGTTTATGCCTTCGAGGTTGCTGGCGTCATTCTGTTAGTGGCCATCATTGCCGCTGTCGCATTGACATTGCGTAATCGCAAGGATTCGAAAGCCCAAAATATTCATGAGCAGGTGAACGTGAACTCTGCTGATCGCATGCGTATCGTCAAGATGGATTCTGATATGGCTGCAAAGCAAGATGCCCGGGGGGAGAAGAAATGA
- the nuoK gene encoding NADH-quinone oxidoreductase subunit NuoK, protein MTITLAHYLVLGAILFAASVIGIFLNRKNIIVLLMAIELMLLSVNMNFIAFSHYLGDMAGQVFVFFILTVAAAEAAIGLAILVVLFRKVDTINAEDLDHLKG, encoded by the coding sequence ATGACTATTACCCTCGCTCACTACTTAGTGCTTGGTGCAATCTTGTTTGCGGCTAGCGTGATTGGTATTTTCTTAAACCGCAAGAACATCATCGTGCTTTTAATGGCAATTGAATTGATGCTCCTCTCGGTGAACATGAACTTTATAGCCTTCTCTCATTATTTGGGGGATATGGCTGGTCAAGTATTCGTATTCTTTATTTTGACTGTGGCTGCTGCTGAGGCGGCAATCGGTTTGGCAATTTTGGTTGTTCTCTTCCGTAAGGTGGACACCATCAATGCTGAAGACCTTGACCACCTAAAAGGCTAG